The Chloroflexota bacterium sequence ACGAACTCAGGAACCAAGTGATGGCATGCCCCATGAACAAGCTCGCCTTGGCGAGGAAATACACTCTGCGCGGAACGCTTGCGCTTAGCAGCGGCGGGTCGAAGTTGCTCTGGTGATTCGCGATGATGATGAGCGCGCCCATAGGCGGCACATTCTCCAAGCCGTTCACCTTCCAGTCGGCGAACAGCCGCAGCACCATGCGCTGCAGCGGTATGCATATCCGATATAGCCAGTCCGTTAACATGCGCGCACCTTCGATAGTATTTGCAGCACGACATCTTCGACGGTCAGGCTATCGGTGCGGATGATGGTGGCGTCATCGGCGGGACGGAGCGGCGAATCGTCGCGCTCGCTGTCAATCCTGTCGCGCCGCCGCATGTCGTCCAGCACACGCTGCAAGTCGCGCTCTTGTCCCGCCTCAAGCGCGCGGCGCTTAGCGCGGACTTCTGCCGATGCCGTCAGGAAAATCTTCGCGCCGGCATCAGGCAGCACGACCGTGCCGATGTCCCTGCCGCACATCACGATGCCGGAGTCTGCCGCTATGCTGCGCTGCTGAGCCACCAGCGCCCGGCGCACACCGCTCACCGCGGACACTGCGGACACATTGGCATCGACCTCCGGCAGCCTGAGCATATCGGTGATGTCGTCACCGTCCAGCAGCA is a genomic window containing:
- a CDS encoding (d)CMP kinase, whose protein sequence is MKADSDCTLTLAIDGPAASGKSVVGREIARRLGLRFLDTGTMYRAITWEAIRTGVSPDDACELTAMTAHADMRLAASGGEDRLLLDGDDITDMLRLPEVDANVSAVSAVSGVRRALVAQQRSIAADSGIVMCGRDIGTVVLPDAGAKIFLTASAEVRAKRRALEAGQERDLQRVLDDMRRRDRIDSERDDSPLRPADDATIIRTDSLTVEDVVLQILSKVRAC